The following coding sequences lie in one Arachis hypogaea cultivar Tifrunner chromosome 9, arahy.Tifrunner.gnm2.J5K5, whole genome shotgun sequence genomic window:
- the LOC112710038 gene encoding tripeptidyl-peptidase 2 — protein sequence MHFGVHVLVYLYVLVLFVTVSHDSASLFNYSICMFTDSGVDPAAVGLQVTLDEKPKILDVIDCSGSGDVNTSKVVKADADGCICGASGASLIINTSWKNPSGEWHIGYKFIYDIFTEELTSRLKKERKKK from the exons ATGCATTTTGGTGTGCATGTTCTGGTGTACTTGTATGTTCTGGTGTTATTTGTTACAGTTTCACATGATAGTGCAAGTTTGTTCAATTATTCGATCTGCATGTTTACAGATTCTGGCGTAGACCCGGCCGCTGTTGGATTGCAGGTTACCTTAGATGAGAAACCCAAAATTCTTGATGTCATTGATTG TTCTGGCAGTGGAGATGTTAATACCTCAAAGGTGGTGAAGGCTGATGCTGATGGTTGTATTTGCGGTGCATCAG GGGCATCTTTGATCATCAATACTTCATGGAAAAATCCTTCTGGTGAATGGCATATTGGTTACaaatttatttatgatatttttacaGAAGAATTAACTTCTCGTTTGAAG aaagaaagaaagaaaaagtag
- the LOC112710037 gene encoding uncharacterized protein — protein MVIFICLLWQWRRENFGQPKPKFEVKKDKKLRTLSATVKILRKNQWVLKRHVQHEVLREVVQPKYIIYLKGGEETGSMRRCVHCKISYHTAIRFACLYFQTLSHICFSLSRKCNQRNREMKQRGRKHGKYMGLVVCCWAMYA, from the exons ATGGTTATCTTCATCTGTTTGCTCTGGCAATGGCGCAGAGAGAATTTTGGGCAACCCAAACCAAAGTTTGAAGTGAAAAAAGACAAGAAACTGAGGACTCTGAGTGCCACAGTGAA GATATTGAGGAAGAATCAGTGGGTGTTAAAAAGGCATGTCCAACACGAGGTGTTAAGAGAAGTCGTTCAGCCGAAGTACATAATCTATCTGAAAGG AGGCGAAGAGACAGGATCAATGAGAAGATGCGTGCATTGCAAGATCTCATACCATACTGCAATAAG GTTCGCTTGTTTATACTTTCAAACCTTGAGCCATATTTGCTTCTCCTTGAGCCGAAAATGTAACCAGAGAAACAGAGAAATGAAACAAAGAGGCAGGAAGCATGGCAAGTATATGGGCCTTGTTG TGTGCTGTTGGGCAATGTATGCATGA